Proteins found in one bacterium genomic segment:
- the metW gene encoding methionine biosynthesis protein MetW, with protein MKTLPETLNTLRVDHDEILRLIPEGSRVLDLGCGDGTLLIRLINDRKITGQGVEIDAQAILECVGKGLSVYHGDIDGGLGMYEDNTFDYVIMNQTLQVLHHPQLVLREMLRVGKYAIVSLPNFAFWRVRSQLFIKGVMPISEDLPYDWFDTPNIHLCTVKDFYGLCRVEGLKVEATRFVGSPLATIWPNLFARTAIFVVNR; from the coding sequence ATGAAGACGCTTCCTGAAACCCTCAACACCCTTCGAGTGGATCATGATGAGATCCTACGGCTCATACCGGAAGGTTCGCGCGTTCTCGATCTCGGTTGCGGCGACGGCACGCTGCTTATTCGATTGATTAACGATCGAAAGATAACCGGCCAGGGGGTCGAGATTGATGCTCAGGCGATTTTAGAATGCGTTGGGAAAGGCCTCAGCGTTTATCACGGTGATATCGACGGCGGGTTGGGGATGTATGAGGACAACACGTTCGATTACGTAATTATGAACCAGACCCTGCAAGTCCTGCATCATCCGCAACTGGTACTGCGCGAGATGCTGCGGGTGGGAAAATATGCGATCGTGAGCTTACCGAATTTCGCGTTTTGGCGAGTGCGAAGCCAGTTATTCATAAAGGGCGTGATGCCGATAAGTGAGGATCTGCCCTATGACTGGTTCGATACGCCAAATATCCATTTATGCACTGTGAAAGATTTCTACGGTCTTTGCCGCGTTGAAGGGCTAAAGGTTGAGGCCACTCGTTTCGTGGGTTCCCCCCTCGCAACCATATGGCCTAACTTATTTGCTCGTACGGCTATATTTGTCGTTAATAGATAA